Proteins from one Drosophila gunungcola strain Sukarami chromosome 3R, Dgunungcola_SK_2, whole genome shotgun sequence genomic window:
- the LOC128261896 gene encoding uncharacterized protein LOC128261896 codes for MAGLRICLGLFIQVLLASAAQDHNQMSMLCSDDDTPACAQSRHNGMYFLFSNECDLRKAQRGNLMNGPLYDVTLRYCFPSCEFECSSRYQPVCGVNSQSGERKTFKSRCEMMRTACLTGSDWLVHQWGVCPKANTVPHSSQKPPVPVPCTRIYRPVCAMYAGVKSTFSNECLVNAENIKTQRNWRIVSEGLCGEDSTKMKHSRNQKPKAKPKLDAERTKRSHESRRLSTQAEDFQIPEDAVEIYAPSTFHTQFISHTGAMEKSYSLPARKPYVVVPPKPKVRRPQGTAKSPVKSCVFGNGSVCGSFKGQTRTFTNVCELMEYSQKVGNAWTVSHNGVCRRCEKPCPAVYKPICATRNDIDHTIVNECYLERVRCKDPNSIWKLSHKGECLKPSKVSTEGSRILPRIVFRISKKNTTETQHNIPGKTVLKNTSTEAPTTPYKRIFKATSPSLEVNNRKIRKIELATAGFSGFGGPSGSKHVQADENSSWSFSDNWLVRKTLDNVKDFFRKKPTSFKKAHSEKYPLPYWTVPAKGASTLNTSTSKTTAATPLKLPAILSMASTELLNLDVANTAKEVTSTTPVPSTTQPSSSTQHLTTELAISSLDTASSNAEMASEESTTESEETSGPPAIRIDSSTTAAPPSSTTEAEELNSQTTGSESPTTVASNQLPTTTANADYAADESFSESSGQTSIYGLDKNSLIMRLLRARSNQNVLI; via the exons ATGGCTGGGCTGCGTATCTGTTTGGGGCTATTTATACAAGTGCTGCTGGCATCCGCCGCCCAGGATCACAATCAAATGAGCATGCTCTGCTCCGACGATGACACTCCAGCCTGCGCCCAAAGTCGGCACAATGGAATGTACTTCTTGTTCAGCAACGAGTGTGACCTTCGAAAGGCCCAGCGGGGCAACCTCATGAACGGGCCGCTAT ATGATGTGACCCTGCGATACTGTTTCCCCAGCTGCGAGTTCGAATGCAGCTCAAGATACCAGCCAGTCTGTGGTGTCAATTCGCAGTCAGGGGAACGCAAGACCTTCAAAAGCCGCTGCGAAATGATGCGTACCGCCTGCCTGACCGGATCGGATTGGCTGGTGCACCAATGGGGAGTATGTCCTAAGGCCAACACGGTGCCCCACAGTAGCCAGAAACCACCTGTGCCTGTTCCATGCACCAGGATCTATCGCCCTGTGTGCGCCATGTACGCGGGTGTCAAGTCTACCTTTTCCAACGAGTGCCTGGTAAATGCCGAGAACATCAAGACCCAGCGAA ATTGGCGCATCGTTTCCGAGGGCCTTTGTGGCGAGGACAGCACCAAGATGAAGCACAGCCGCAACCAGAAGCCAAAGGCCAAGCCCAAGCTGGATGCGGAGCGCACGAAGCGGAGCCACGAAAGCAGAAGGTTGTCCACTCAGGCGGAAGACTTCCAGATACCGGAGGACGCCGTGGAGATCTACGCCCCCTCCACCTTCCACACGCAGTTCATCAGCCACACGGGCGCCATGGAGAAGAGCTACTCGCTGCCCGCCAGGAAGCCCTACGTGGTGGTTCCCCCGAAACCGAAGGTGCGACGGCCCCAGGGAACTGCGAAGAGCCCCGTAAAGTCGTGCGTTTTCGGCAATGGGTCCGTTTGCGGAAGCTTTAAGGGACAGACCCGCACCTTTACCAACGTCTGCGAACTGATGGAGTATAGCCAAAAAGTGGGAAACG CATGGACTGTTTCCCACAATGGCGTCTGTCGTCGCTGTGAGAAGCCCTGCCCTGCAGTCTATAAGCCCATTTGTGCCACTCGCAATGACATCGATCACACGATCGTCAACGAGTGTTATCTGGAGAGAGTGCGCTGCAAGGACCCCAACAGCA TTTGGAAGTTATCCCATAAGGGTGAATGCCTGAAGCCCAGTAAAGTGTCTACTGAGGGAAGTCGAATACTGCCACGCATTGTGTTTAGGATAAGTAAAAAGAACACCACCGAAACACAGCACAACATACCTGGAAAAACTGTGCTGAAGAACACATCCACTGAGGCTCCAACCACACCATATAAGAGAATTTTTAAGGCCACTTCCCCTTCCCTAGAAGTTAATAATCGCAAAATTCGCAAAATAGAGCTGGCTACTGCGGGATTTTCGGGTTTCGGTGGACCAAGCGGTTCCAAACACGTGCAAGCAGATGAAAACTCTTCCTGGTCCTTCAGTGACAACTGGCTGGTACGGAAAACTCTCGACAATGTCAAGGACTTTTTTCGCAAAAAACCTACGTCTTTCAAGAAAGCGCATAGCGAGAAATATCCACTGCCTTACTGGACTGTTCCAGCGAAAGGAGCAAGCACTCTTAATACCTCAACGAGCAAAACCACAGCAGCAACGCCACTAAAACTTCCAGCCATTTTGAGCATGGCGTCCACAGAGCTACTAAATTTGGATGTTGCAAATACAGCCAAAGAGGTAACCTCAACCACACCTGTTCCAAGCACCACTCAGCCGTCCAGCAGCACCCAGCATTTGACTACGGAATTAGCCATCTCCAGTTTAGACACTGCCTCTTCGAATGCGGAAATGGCAAGTGAAGAATCCACCACCGAGTCCGAGGAGACAAGTGGTCCGCCAGCCATCCGCATTGACTCCAGCACCACTGCTGCACCGCCATCTTCGACCACTGAAGCCGAGGAGTTGAATAGCCAAACCACTGGCAGCGAGTCGCCCACCACAGTGGCCTCCAACCAGTTGCCAACTACTACCGCGAACGCGGACTACGCGGCGGATGAGTCATTTTCGGAGTCCAGTGGTCAGACCTCCATCTACGGGCTCGACAAGAACTCTCTGATTATGCGTTTGTTACGAGCTAGAAGTAATCAAAACGTGCTCATTTAG
- the LOC128266539 gene encoding glutaredoxin domain-containing cysteine-rich protein CG31559: MVLATPPVSKGGNAGGCFMDQFQQYSAHCETADSGNGSDLESTGLPTKPDDSEESGPSSLGSDSVHSSSTEYVRQAASQPSGQRQRQKSLRVLGALLPDSLLRDIRDRRGTEYVVQFSQPEAEAEAEAEAEEEEEEQKVKDVVAEKPKTSPFRLARESLSEEKIEELRAAVERANFVQTGEESLDSIEAASQSLPVSSSIIGGGHRSNINYKYADDQYYSFHINEHENFGSFSRNSDEVDTAGGAGSEGGILTEQQDLFAGYRDVRCGASSTQSTIRSAKGTVRGVKNRVRNGIATFLQLQQQPNAKNFKEKDLGKVVLYTTSMGIIRETYTKCANVKQILRTLLVKFEERDVFMSVEYQAEMRQRMQSGQVRVPQLYVEGQHIGDAETVERLNESGELRQLLKPYKSMSSTFTCQTCGGYRLLPCPSCNGSKKSVHRNHFTAEFVALKCMNCDEVGLVKCHSC, encoded by the exons atggtgctggccacgccccctgtgAGCAAGGGCGGAAACGCGGGCGGCTGCTTCATGGATCAGTTCCAGCAGTACTCGGCCCACTGCGAGACGGcggacagcggcaatggcagtGACCTGGAGAGCACCGGGTTGCCCACCAAGCCGGACGACAGCGAGGAGAGTGGACCCTCCTCCCTGGGCAGCGACTCCgtccacagcagcagcacggaGTACGTGCGGCAGGCCGCCTCCCAGCCCAGTGGCCAGCGGCAGCGCCAGAAGTCCTTGAGGGTCCTCGGAGCCCTGCTGCCCGACAGCCTGCTCAGGGACATTCGCGATCGTCGCGGCACCGAGTACGTGGTGCAGTTCTCCCAGCCAGaagcggaggcggaggcggaggcggaggcggaggaggaggaggaggagcaaaAGGTCAAGGACGTGGTGGCAGAGAAACCCAAGACCAGTCCGTTTCGCCTGGCCCGCGAGTCGCTGAGCGAGGAGAAAATCGAGGAGCTGCGCGCCGCCGTGGAGCGGGCCAACTTTGTGCAAACCGGTGAGGAGTCGCTGGACAGCATCGAGGCCGCCTCGCAGTCGCTGCCAGTTAGCAGCAGCATCATCGGCGGCGGACACCG cagcaacatcaactaCAAATATGCAGACGACCAATACTACAGCTTTCACATTAACGAGCACGAGAACTTCGGCAGCTTCTCGAGAAACAGCGACGAGGTGGACACTGCCGGGGGGGCGGGGTCCGAAGGCGGGATCCTAACGGAGCAGCAAGACCTCTTCGCCGGCTATCGGGATGTGCGCTGCGGGGCCAGCTCCACGCAGTCCACCATCCGGTCCGCCAAGGGAACGGTGCGGGGCGTCAAGAACCGTGTGCGCAATGGAATAGCCACGTTCTTgcagctccagcagcagccCAATGCCAAG AATTTCAAGGAGAAAGACCTCGGCAAGGTGGTGCTCTACACGACCAGCATGGGCATCATCCGGGAGACCTACACGAAATGTGCCAACGTGAAGCAGATCCTGCGCACCCTGCTGGTGAAGTTCGAGGAGCGGGACGTCTTCATGAGCGTGGAGTACCAGGCGGAGATGCGCCAGCGGATGCAGAGCGGCCAGGTGCGGGTGCCGCAGCTCTACGTCGAGGGCCAGCACATCGGGGACGCCGAGACCGTGGAGCGGCTGAACGAGTCCGGCGAGCTGCGGCAGCTGCTCAAGCCCTACAAGTCCATGTCCAGCACCTTCACCTGCCAGACATGCGGCGGATACCGCCTGCTGCCCTGCCCCTCCTGCAACGGCTCCAAGAAGTCCGTGCACCGCAACCACTTCACCGCCGAGTTCGTGGCCCTCAAGTGCATGAACTGCGACGAGGTGGGCCTGGTCAAGTGCCACAGCTGCTGA